AGTGGTGCTTTGTGATATAAAGCCTCTGTTAATGCTCAAAACATTACTTtcgtcccattttacagataaggaaacagatCATTTGCCCCATAATAAGTAATTAGCAGAGCTGGTATTTGAAACCAGTTAGTTGAGTCTGGAGTTCAGATTTTAATGGGAAGGTTCAACACCCCCCCTCCCTTCgccaacacacacacagtaccCAAAGCACTTCTCAGTCTGCATACCTATGGGTATTACTCTGCAGCACTAGGGCGAGACAGCTCTCATCTCCAGACTTGCCTATATATTGCTGACCCTCCAAGGCACAGACAGGGAAATTAAGTCTCAGAAAGGGGTAGGGCTAGCCCTGAAGGCCCTTACTAGGCATTTGCCTCCTACTACAGAGCTGCCCCCATCGGAATTTCTGCAAGTGGCTGAAGCCACCTGGCTGGTGATGAATGTATCGTCGCACAGTGGTGCAGCAGTGCAGGCTGCTGGGGTCACTAAAATTGCTCGCTCAGTCATCACGCCACTGGCCGAGCACCATGTATCTGTGCTGATGCTATCCACTTACCAGACAGACTTCATCCTGGTAAGTTTCCCATAGGTATAGGCACAAGGCAGCATGGGCATGGGTGCCTGGGGGCATGTGATGTGCCATATGCCTATGGCCCAGGTGCGGGAGCAGGACCTGTCTGTGGTGATCCACACTCTGGCCCAGGAGTTCGACATTTACCGTGAAGTGGGTGGGGAGCCTGTACCTGTTGCCAGGGATGATTCCAGCAACGGCTTTCCTCGTGCCCAGCATGGTGAGGTCTGCCTCTTGACACCTAAACTTTCCAGTGGGGCTCTTCCCTTATGCTGGTGGGTCTGGGGGCATGGGAAAACCAGCAAACGCTAACTGCCTCTTGAGCTGGGAGGAAGAGTGGGAGGTCCCAGGCTGGTTCCTGGAGTTTGAAGTAAGCCGGCCTGGGGTTATTCCCAGACTGACCATCAGGGGTCGCCCCAGCCCGTGAATGCCTTTTCATCTGGCGCCCTGTCCACCTCAAGCAGGGCCCAGCCCCACAGTGCATCCCATTCAGAGTCCACAGAACCGCTTCTGTGTTCTCACACTGGACCCTGAGACACTGCCAGCCATCGCCACCACCCTCATTGATGTCCTCTTCTACTCTCACAGGTGGGTTGTGTGTACATTTGGTCTTTGTCCTCACACCACTGTTTCCTTCACTCTGACTCACCTTTGTCCTATCTGCTTTGTCTGCACCCTGTTCCCTTGCTGTGTCTTGGGGTTCCTGGAAGCCCATGGTTTCTGCATGCCCTTCACTGATATTCAGGGAAGGTCTTAACCTCAAAGTTAGAGCCTTCTCCTGTGGTCAGCAGAGCCACTCTCATCATTCCCTGGTCAGATCCTCTACCTCTGGGGTCTTTCATCTTCATCATGGACAAGGCTTATTGTCCTACCCCATCCCCACCAGCACCTCCCAGTAGAGATTGACTGTAAGTAGATAGAGTGGGCTGGGTGTTTGGCAGAAACCCTGACCCTGCTGTCCCTCCCTAGTGCCCCCAAGGAAGTGGCCCCAGGCAGTCCTGAGCCCAGCTCCATCCAATTCTTCGCCTTCTCCCTCATTGAGGGCTACATCTCTATCGTCATGGATGCTGAGACACAAAAAAAGTATGATTCCTGATTCTAGGTGGGCAACAGACCCTATGCTagcctggggagggagaaggcaGGGCACCAGACTTTTTGAGGTCTGCATGCACACCTGCCCTAGGGACTCACAGTGGGATAGGGACAGATGGGGGTGCCCTGCCTATCACCCACATGCCTCCCCAGATTCCCCAGTGACCTCCTGCTGACCAGTTCCTCAGGCGAGATGTGGAGGATGGTGCGCATTGGTGGACAGCCCCTAGGCTTCGGTGAGGCCACTCCCTGTGTTGGGGGGTAGGGAAGGCCTATGGTGTAACCACAGTGGCCAGTGTAAGCCTTGTGTGTTCCTCCTTATCCCTTAGATGAATGTGGGATTGTGGCCCAGATTGCGGGTCCCCTGGCTGCTGCTGACATCTCTGCATACTACATCAGCACTTTCAATTTTGACCATGCCCTGGTGAGTACCATGAGTTGGGGCAGGGGATCctggagggaaactgaggcccagaatgGAGGGGCCATAAGGAAATCCCAACTGGGCCAGGCAGGACATCTGGGCATTCCTGATTGGATTCAGTCCTGGCCCTCCTTCCTGATCATTTGTCCCCAGGTGCCTGAGGATGGTATCAACAGTGTCATCGCAGTCCTCCAGCGAAGGCCAGAGAGCCTGGCCTCCTAAGGCCTGTAGGGATCAGGGCAGAATCCCAGATATTCTGGGTTTCTAGAGACTTCTCTAAGCTATTTCCTCAAGCTCTGGGATGATTTCCCCTGTTCCTGGCGGGGGAACCCTCATTCCACTCTCTGTATATAAGCTGTGTGCTGGCACCGGCTCTCGTGGACACGTGTACACGCACAGGTGGAATGGGCAGGTGCTAGCCCGACCGTGTGTCTACCCATGCGGGGAACATGGTGCTCTGGGGCTTAAGCCCCCAACCCATCATTCCCTGTAGTGGCCTCAGCATTTGCACAGTCCCTGCCTGAGGCCTGAGCCATCCCCCTCACCTCCCCTGAGGGCCAGCTGCCCCCACTGGGCAGGGTCCCATGTCTGGCTGGATCGCCTCCAGTCAGGCAAAATCTTGACAGTGCCTCCCCCCTCCTGGGGCTTCCAAGAAAAGTGTTTTTTTACTTCtgtttcactctctttctctcttttttaaaaaatcatctgttAATAAAAGACTTTATATTGACTAGACTGGGCTGTGGTCCATGGGGCTTATCTAGGGCTTACTCTCAGCCAGGGCAGTCCCCAGGCCTTGTTCTCTCCCTGTGTAGCTGTTGAGAATTGGGCTCACCTCACCTCGCTTGCTGCTCATGATAGTTACCTGAGCAGAACGTGAAACATCACCATGTTCCAGATGAGGAACCGAAGCTTTGAGAAGTTCACAAGTGATAGGACTCAGTGAAGGTCACATGACTCCCACCCAAGGCTGTCTGCCTTGGAAGTCTGGGCTCTTTTTCATTCCTTGCTGCTTCTGTTCCCACAGAGTTCCTGGCCTCATGTCCATCAGGGGGGTCTGAACATGGGCAGAGACTTCTGGATCCTTCTGTCTGGGCATCCCCCAAGCCATCTGGGTACAAGTGGGCTGGTATGAAACCCATAGAGGAGGGCCCCAAAGCCCCTTTCTTCCAGATTGTGGCTTGCTTGCTTTTGGGCCTCACCTGAGTTCTGATGGTCCCTCTTGTTGGTGGAGAGGTGAGGTCAGTTCTCACCACCAGGGCTTTTTTAGAGCAGTGGAGGCAGGGTCCCTGCATGCTGGGAGGTCCCTCTGAGGCTTGGGAGTACGGAACAGGTGAGCCCACCTAGAGCCTGCTCGGTCATCAAGGGCTGCACGCCTGGGCACATCTGGGCCTGGATTTCCTGCCGTAGGGCCCGCCTTCCCACTCTGCAAGGCCAGGACTCTGCTGTAGTCCACTTGAGCCCCCCCCCACCAGATGCACCCAAGAGGTTATCAGGTGCCTTCAGCCTAGACCCGCCCATGTTAGGAAGGGAAGAAGGGTGTGACTTCTCTGTATTTGGAGGTCGTGGTGGCTCCCCAGAAAAGCCAGAACAGGGACAAGTCCTCTGGCAGTATGCCCGTCCTCCCTCTGGGAACCCCAAGGCTTGGGACTCAGGGTGCAGATCAGGCTAGCCGAGAGCACAGTCCCGGCCCGGTGAGTGAGTGGTGGGGACCTGGCCAGCCCCTTCCCTAAGCCTCAGTTTTTCATCCTCTGCCTCCCGATGCATAGAAATGTGGGGAGCAGCTCCTTCAGGAAACCTGGGAAGggaggatttcttttctttttttttttttttaagtttctctgtGGTAGGGGTAGGATGGTGAAGTCTTGCTTATTTCCTCTGGAGAGCTGGTGTAGACACTGGCTTGGGAGGTGTCCTGGACCGGAGGCAGAGCCTTCAGAATCAAGATTCTTGGGGCTACTTGTGTGCCTACAGAGTTCCTGGCCTAAAGTCCAGTGTCGGGGTCTGACCATCTGTCTCTCTGCCTGTGAGTCACTGTCTGGTTGAGTGTTTCTCACTGTGGCTCTCTAAGGACATCAAGGTCTTGACAAGTCCCTTTAACTAGGTCCCAACATGGCCTTAACTAGTTTGGGGGACTGATCTGGGTAAGGGCTACTGGCAAGGCCCAGGAGGCTGGTCTGACATGGACCCAGGCCTAGTTGTCAGCATATCCACCTGTGTCTCTGCTACATATCTGAGTGTGTCCATGAGGAGGGTTTTTAGTTCTGAGGGTAATAGAGTCCTTGGGGGGTCACAGGGCTAGACCTCAGCCTCTAGCAAGTCACAGAGATCTGCTCTTGGAATGTTAAGGAGATTCTGACCCATCTGGGGTCAGGCACAAGGTTTCCCAGGAACAGGGGAGTGCCTTTCAGGGAGGTGACCCTGGACCTCACACCAGGCTGAGCCTTGAGTTCTCCAATATTGAGGCGAGGGATCAGGCAGCCACCTCCCTGTCTCACCCAGGCCCCCAGGGTGTCCTATGGCAAAGGAAGCTAGTGTGGTCAGCCTGGGCCTGGGATTGGGCTCAGCTTAGATCATTCATAACCAGAATTGGGGATACTTGCTGGGTCACAGCCCACATCCTTGACTTCCCAGCCCTGTGAACCCCCGACTACCTGTCCACATCACAGACAGTGAAACTTAGTGTACATGACCTGCCCACTGTCCCTCAGGTAATACTAAGTTGTTCTCGGGCTTCTGGTGGCCCTCCCAGGGTCCAGCTTTTGCTGGGAGGATGTGGGCCTGGGCGGGGGAGGACGTAGATGAGGAAACTTCAGGCGGGGAGAGGCAGTGGCCCATTTCTACCCTTTCTGATCTTCCTGCCCATACAGAGGAAGTGACCTCTCAAGCCTTCCTCAAAGATACGGGAGAGGAAATTTGGGGTTTAAAGACCTCATCTCCATCCCTGCCAGGAAGAGCAACCTGGTCTTGTGCAGGCCAAGTTAGTCCACACATGGCTTCTTGGTCCTCTGTAGAGATGGAATAAGAAACTTTGATGTCCTTCTTGCCCCTTGGGAAGGGCCTGAGCTGGAGGTAGATGGAAGGGGCCAGAGGGGAGGTGGTGAGGGTCTGCAGCTGGTTGACTGTAAGGGGATGAGGAGGACTCTTCTGTCATTTACCTGTGTGTGTATAGGGGAGGTGCactattaatttatgtatatattcaatGTAGGTTTttgtcatctccattttacacagGTGGaaaggaagcacagagaggtaaAGTGACTTTCCCCAAATCACAGCTGGTCATGGCAGAACCAGAATTCCAAAAGAAGGTTAAATGTGCCCACAGGAGCCTGGGGAGTTTCCCTGGGGGAAAAGGCACTTTAGCTGAACCCTGAGGAATGGGGAAGGTTTTGCAAGATTCTTGCAATCCCTGCTGTCTGCGTTGGTGGCCTGGTGTCTGCTGCTGGTGGCAACGGATGCGTGGGCAGGCACGCGAGGCCtggccctggctcctccctgACCCTGGGCTAGGCAGGGTGGGTGTGTTGGGCAATGGCTGCGGTTTGAGTCTCACTTTCCCAAGCAGCCCCTGGTGCTGGGGCTCTAGAACCAACATTGCCTCTTGTGGGGGTACCCAGGGTTCCTTCCCAGGAGGTTAATGTAGGCCATGGATGTGGGTACTACGTGGGCATGCACGTGTGGTGCACGGGTATGCATGTGCTGCCTGGGTTtatgctctgtgtgtgtgcacagatgAGTCCATTTGGGAAGGAAAGTGTGagggtatgtgtgtatatgtgtgtaaagTAGCCTACACCTGGGTTGAAGGGACAGTGTGTCCTGGCACGGCCGTTATTTGGACCTCTGGGGTGAGCATCTGGATATCCATGTCTGTTTATGTGGGGATGTCAGCTGTGGGCCTGGCTCCGTCCCTGCCTatgcacctgtgtgtgtgtgtgtgtgtgtgtgtgtgtgtgtgtgtgtgtgtgacatgtgAGCATGGAAGTTCTGTGTTACTGTGTATTTTTGCATGTTGTGAGCAGGTGTGTTGCACATGTTGACATCTTTCATGTTCACGTGTTCACATATGTGCCCGAATGTATCCCACATCTCCTGCTTCTGCCTGATCGGTAGATGGGTTTGCTGCTCCACCTGCCACCTCCCTAGTGCTGGCTCCAGTGGCCGGCTGTCAGAAGGACAACTCTCCTGTGCTCACTAGAACAATTGCTATGCCTCTGTCCTACCCCATATCCTCCGCCTTCTGCCCTCCtcccttcagcctcagcctctctagtttCCCATCTACCTCTCCACACACTCTTCTGCCTCCCGTCCTGCCTGCAGCCCCTGCCTTCCTCTCCAGGTCCCTGCCCTGACCCCGTGAGACACACCCCTGTCTCTCAGGCCCCATGCTCCTCCCATACTGGGGACCCCACACTTTCTAGAGCCCCAATTCAGTCAGTTGTCCTCATCTTTGTTGCTGCCCCTGGCTTCCTGCTGGCCTCAGTCTCCCTTTCATTTGGCTGCACAGGCATGTGCATGTCCCTTCCCTCTGCCATCACAGCCCCCTGCTCAGGAAGTCGCCTTCAAGACCTCCCTGCTTGGCCTGCCGAtttcccccaccctgcccctccaGTGCTCACCCTACACTTGTTCTCCCTTAGAGCTGAGAGACTTcagggcactgtggtgcacatctataaacccagcagcttgagaggctgaggcaggaggattgcaagttcaaagccaacgtcagcaatttagtgaggccctgtgcaACTTGGTTGGctcctgtctcacaataaaatataaaaagggctggagatgtggctcagtggtgaagcatccctgggttcaattcttggtacaaaaaaaaaaaaatgagactcctCTCCAGGCTACCATAAGGCCCTCCCCTTCACTGGCCTCTGAAATTTAAGTTAGCCTTTTCTAAGTCTACAGAGAGCCCTTGGGCCAGAGGTCACTAGGTAGCCCAGCAAGAAAGGCCTTggggtgctgtgtgtgtgtgtgtgtgtgtgtgtgtcagtgtcagagagagagagagagagagagagagagagagagagagagacagagagagagagacagagagacagagaaatagagttaggaatggaactcagggccttgctaggcaagtgctttaccattgagctacaccgcagccctttttattttaatttgaaacagggtctcaactAAGTTGCCCcacctggcctcaaacttataatcttcctgcctctgcttctcaatttcctggaattataggcatgcaccacagcacctggtaTTAActtttttgaggttcatccacattgtagcaTATGCCAGTACATCATTCCTCTTCATGGACAAATAAGATTCCATTGTATGGCTTGACTACATTTTGcttattatgttttaatttttttttatccaagaattgaacccaagggcactgaaccactgagccacatacccagtcctttttattttttattttgagacagggtctcgctaaattgtaaattgctgaggcttcctttgaacttgcaatcctcctgctttagcttccaagccactgggatttcaggcatgtgccaccatgcccagcttcattgtcttttgaaggacatttgggttgtCTCCACCTTTCTGCTTCTAAGCTCTGCCTTCTAGACTGGGGAGGTGCCCAGCATTTGAGTAATGCCATATTGTACCATCTTCTTTCCAGGAACATTTAATGGACAGGGTGAACTGTCCCCAGCTGATCATACTCCATCACCCATTGAATGGCCACTAGTAGGTCATTGGATACAGCAAGCCTTGATGACCTTGTCTCCCCTCCCCccataggttttttttcttttcattgtctcAAGAattcttagccaggtgtggtggctaaAATATGCTAAGATTATAGgcagcatatgcctataatcccagtgaattgggaggctgaagcaggaagatcacaagttcaaggccagcctcagcaattaaccaacaccctaagcaatttagtgagaccctgtctcaaaaaatgaaaaggtctagggatgtaatgtggctcagcagttaagcacccttgggtttaatctctagtaccaaaagtaccccaaacaaaccgGAGGGTTTCCCCAGAATCTCCCCAAGAACCAGGGGGAAGAAAGGTGACGCCACAGCACCTATTCCAAGCCGTTTTCTCTGGTCAATGATTGGCAGTCCAGTGAGTGAGTCCCACCTGTGTGTCCCAGCCCCTGGGATCTGGCCTTTTCCCACTGCCTTTCTCCAATTGCCTTCTCTGTGGAGCAAAGTTGTGACTCTTCTGTACTTAATGTGCCTGTGCAGCTGGCACCAAAAGGAGGCTCTGAGCCCATCCCACTTCCTTCTGCcttgccctcccccaccctgtgGCCATCCTCAATTTTGTGCAGGAAAAAGGACTCCCAGCTTCAAATGCCAGAAAACCAGCTCAGCCAGCAAAAAAGAGATCTGCTTCCTGTTGACATGCCATGGGATTGGACCTGCTTTGACAGGAGCCAGGGCTCAGGCTCTGCCTCCCTGTCTGTGCTGGCTCCATTCATTCCCTCTCAGCAGGAAGGTTGGCTTTCCATAGCTCCATAGTGGCCTAAAGGTGACATTTGGGTCAAAATCCTCAGCCATCAGAGGTGTGCTTCCTATGTCCAATGTCAAGCCCAAGGAAGGGTTCTGATTGGTCCTGCTAAGGACACACAGGGGCAGTGTAGACCTCTGTGATACTGTGAAGGCCAGCTGGACCCAAGCCCCCTCCTCTAGACTGGGGTGTGATGAGTGTCTGATGAATGGGTCTTCCCAGCTCTTGCACGTGCTGGGTATTGGTTCATATGTGAAGCGGGAGAAAtgctttgactttttcttttttggtttgttttccagGAAAGTGTTGCAATCTGCAGTGGGTGAAAAGGCACGTTTTGaattcgtttttgtttttttttttaagttatcatAAAGGAAAAAGTCAGCGTCTTTAAGATTGAGGCTGCCCAGAAATGGGATCACATGCTTTGTGTATGGGGAATGGCAGAAATAAGATTTCCTtgggaaagggaacagggagagCACATGAAGGATCTCCACCTGGCAGCAAGTGGCCCTGCAATTCTAGAAACCTGGCTGCAGGTGCACCAGATGTGGGACAGGGCTATATCTGGGTCCTAAAGATTGGGAGCCATAGATCACCTTTCCTGAGGCTTCTTCAGATGGCCACATCTGGATAGCCATGCATTCATCCCTTCACCAAGAATTTCTTGAGCACCTACTACATTCTGGGGCCCTTGCTGTACTCCCAAAAGGCAATGGAGAGCCACAACCACAGTGCCTACCTCTTAGAATTTATAGTCTCACTGTGAAGAAAATTCATAGTTGTAAATATATACACCACTGAAGAGTGCTACACATGGTACTCTGGGAGGGTCACAGGGATAGAGGAAGGTGGGGGAGGTTCCCTGAAGAGGCAAAACTTGTGTTGGACTTAAATGTTTATATGGCAATTCAGTAGGCAGAGTGTTTAGGAAATGGAAACAGCAtgtacaaaggccctgaggtccACTGAGGGACCAAGAAGGGTCATAGAAGATGGCAGGTGAGGGAGGTTCAAGCGAGGCTGGGGAGGTGGACAGAGCCTGGTGGCATGGGAAACCAGGGAAGTGTCTGCAGCAAGGGGATGCAAAAAGTCTGTGTTGTATAAGCCCCTCCCTGAGGACCACAAGGGTAGGAAAGCTCAGTGTGTATGAATGACCCATTCCCTCTGTCCAGCACTGTGAGCACTGGCTCCCCTTCTACCTCCTAAGATGGTCATGGGGATTCAACAACGTATCCCTTCATGTCCAGAAATACACATGTCTTGGTGTCAGGGGCATCCAAACATTGTAGGCAAGAAGGATGTTTCAGAATAAGTGTTTTATGTTATCCTGGTGAGAAAGGTCAGGGCATAGTTGGACTCCGTCATCCTCTTTAACGTTTAGAGTCGTTTTTATTTAACATGACAATTAAGATTTAATGCTGGTAAGGGACTCTGTGGGTTTGTGGGCCCTCTCTGGTCCTTTTGCCTATCCCTTCACCTCCCAAGATCTGAGAGGGCAGCAGGGGCGTCCCAGACTTGCCCTGAGAATTAATGGCAGGGCAGCACCTCGTCTCCTGCCACACAGTGAATGTGCTAATTGTCATCCCACTTCCTCTCAGCCAGGGGGTTCCCTGTGATGGGGCCTGGTCTGAGGAGTCATGAACATGACCAGTAAGAGGTCTTTTCTCCCCCGCCCCCTTTCTCCCTTTGTCTGTCTGGGTCTCTGTCTCTGTTGTACTTCCTGAAGAGGTGTTCCTGCCCTAGGAAGTGGGCGGGTCAGTTATCCAACTTTGGGGAGCCACTGGGCACAGGGGGCACATGATTTCCTGTACCTGTGGACTGTCTAGGTCCCAGAAGAACCTGGTGGCAGGTTGTGAGCTAAGGGATGCCCCAGGCTCAGGGTGACCTTGCTGACCTCCCAGTTGGTCCTTGTACACTCTGGGGTTTATGTAACCCTGCCTTTCCTAATCACCCTCAAAGTCACCCTGTGACATAAGCAAATGTACGCTTTTGTCTGTCCCAAAGTGTTCCAGACACCTGCTATGGGTCAGGGTCATCTTACTGAATGACACTGGACACTGACTACCCTAAGATGTAGCCTTTGCTAggaggttttaaaattttcagacgCAATTCATATATCATCAAATTTATGTAATTCAGTGTTTTTTAGTAGATTTAAGGTTGTGTAATCATCACCACTATCtaattctagaatatttttttttaccactttCTCCAAAAAACCACATGTCCTGTAGCTGTCATTTCCCATCCCTGGAGTCCCCACTCCCTAATCTACTTTTTGTCTCTAGATTTGCGTGTTCAGGACATTGTGTATAAGTGGCACCTTACAATATGTGGCCTTTtctgtctgacttctttcatttagtaatGTATTTTCAACGTTTATCTGTGTTACAGTAAGGTTAGTGTTTCATTTCAATTTGTAAACATCCCATTATATTATTGAGCAGGCCAAATTCTGTTTATCCATTTTCTACTGACAAGTATTTGGGTTGTTTGTGCTATTTGGTGATTGAAAATAATTGCTTCTGCcaattattttgtgtgtggatatgttttctgttttcattatttatttgagatgtatgttttcagttttcttgggTACAGATCTAAGTGGAATTGTTCCATCATATGATCTCTCTGTATTTAACCATTTGAGGAAATGCCAAACTTACATTCTCACCAGTAGTGTACAAGGCTTCCAATTTCTCCctattcttgccaacacttgttattgtctATCTTTGATTACGACCACCCTAGTGGGAGTGATATGATCTCTCAATATGGTTtggatttgtattttcctgatggTTAATGATTGAGCATCTTTCTTGTGCTTCTTGGccatttgaatattattttgtttgtttgtttgtttttggtactgggatttgaacctgaagtacttaacctctgagccacatccctagccctttttattttttattttgaggcagggtctctttttcttttgagacaaggctctatgttgcttagggccttggtaaattgatgaggttggcctcaaatttgtaatcttcctgtcGCAGCTTCCCAactttctgggattacaggcatgtgccaccatgcccagcctgaaTATCCttgttttgagaaatatttattcaactctccccacccctttttttgaagcacccaggggtgctgtgtcactgagccacatcctcagtttattttattttgagatagagtgtcagttaagttgcccagactggcctcgaacttgtgatccttctgcctcagcctcccggtaGCAGGAACTACAGGTGTGCATTACTGGGCCCAGCTTTCTTTGCTTACTattatattattactattattattattattattgggatTAAAACCaggagtattctaccactgagttaccttctgagtctttttttttttttaaatagggcttcactaagttgctgaggctggccttgaacttgccttcctcctacctcagcctgatgagtctctgggatttcagacatgtgccattgcacctggctcctttgttcatttttaaattggattgtttTATGTCACTATGTTTATTAAGGGGAAACTGAAGCTGAAAAAGAGAGCATGACTGGACCAGGAACACTGGGCTCTGGAGCAGATTGAGGCCGGAACTTGAGTTGTTCTCCATCTCTGATTTGGCAGGTGGGGGGGCCACCTTCTTTCTACCCACTGGAGCACCCCATCTCCCATCCCCAGTTTTGATCTGCTTCCCCCAGGCCTTGGCAGGTCCGATTCTTGCATTTGAAGGGGCAGGGCCCCCACAGCCTGAGGGTGAGCCGGAAAGGCTGGGAAACAGCCATTCTGAGGAACCAAGCctgtcctctcttcctctccaaaTCACGCGGACCTGCCTGACGTGGCCCAGGAAGAGGGGacagccctgggccctgtggtTGGGGATCCTATTTATACTGGCTGGGCCATGTTGCAAGCTTTTCCTGCTGGCGAGAGGGACGTCACTGGGCACTGACCTCACCAGAAACGCTGACGCACCTTCCCTCACGCTTCACTTGAATGGTCCTGAGGCCAGGCTTCCCTACCTTCTGGCCATTCCCTGTCCTCCTATATCACCTAGTGCTGAACCCTCAGCCAGTGTCCCCACTCCTGAAGCCTTCCCACAGTGCCTCCTCTTGCAAGATGTTATGGGCTGAATCATGGCTTGCCTGAATTCATGTGTCTAAAATCCTCATTCACATGATCTCAGAATGCGACTATATTTAGACATAAAGCTTTTGAAGAGGTAATTGAGGTAAAATGAGGCCATTGGTGGGCTCTACACTGATATGACTGGTGTTTTTATAAAAGAGGAGATTAGGACACCAACAACACAGACCAATAGGTGACCAGGTAAGAAGACAAGAAGacagagccaggtatggtggcacacatgtgtaatcccagcaatttgggaggccgaggcaggaggattgtaagttcgaggtcagcctcagcaatttagaccctgtctcaaaaaagtaaaaaagggctggggatgtggaccagtggtaaatcacctctgagttcaatcccagtacagaaaaagagagagagagagagagagagaggagggggggagggagggagggagggagggagggagggaggaaatgaccatctacaagccaaggagagagaccCAAGAAGGAACAAACCTACTGTCACCTTGAGTTcagatttctagcctccagagctgAGCTGTGAgctaataaatttctgttgtctaaGCCACCTTGCCTGTAACAGAGTTGGCTCTCTGTATCGGGAGGTTCCACATCATTAGATTCAACTACCTGCAGATGGCAATGTGGTTAGGCCTCTGATGGTTTTGTCTGTGCTGAACATGTACATTTTTCTTcctgtcattattccctgaaTAATATAGTCTAAGAACTGTTTACTAAGCATTTGCTTTGTGGTATTaaaagtcatctagagatgacttaaagcaTAGGGGAGCCATACATGGTGGCTGCACACTTCCAGTTCCAGTgagtcgggaggctgaggcagaaggattgcaa
This is a stretch of genomic DNA from Ictidomys tridecemlineatus isolate mIctTri1 chromosome 2, mIctTri1.hap1, whole genome shotgun sequence. It encodes these proteins:
- the Castor1 gene encoding cytosolic arginine sensor for mTORC1 subunit 1 isoform X4 produces the protein MELHILEHRVRVLSLARQGLWLYTHPLIKLLFLPRRSRCKFFSLTETPEDYTLMVDEEGFKELPPSEFLQVAEATWLVMNVSSHSGAAVQAAGVTKIARSVITPLAEHHVSVLMLSTYQTDFILVREQDLSVVIHTLAQEFDIYREVGGEPVPVARDDSSNGFPRAQHGPSPTVHPIQSPQNRFCVLTLDPETLPAIATTLIDVLFYSHRFPSDLLLTSSSGEMWRMVRIGGQPLGFDECGIVAQIAGPLAAADISAYYISTFNFDHALVSTMSWGRGSWRETEAQNGGAIRKSQLGQAGHLGIPDWIQSWPSFLIICPQVPEDGINSVIAVLQRRPESLAS